One window from the genome of Pseudomonadota bacterium encodes:
- the bglX gene encoding beta-glucosidase BglX codes for MRDFITSLMQDMTPDEKIGQLNLIIPTDFTNTGAVINANAENKIRDGLAGGIFGIYTPEKILPYQKIAAEESRLKIPLLCGLDVIHGHKTIFPLPLALSCSWDMALIEKTAQIAARESAADGLNWVFSPMVDIARDPRWGRIAESAGEDPYLGAEIAKAMVRGYQGGDLAGDKTVMACVKHLANYGAAEGGREYNTTDMSRVRMYESYFPPYQAAIEAGCGSAMSSFNDIDSVPASANKWLMSDVLRGQWGFDGFVVSDYTAINEMILHGIGDLKTCAARALSAGTDMDMVGEAFLTTLKASLEDDSVTMDDIDTACRRILEAKYKLGLFDDPYRYLDTARPAAEILTAEHRAAARDAVTKSCVLLKNDGQLLPLKKSGSIALIGPLADDRRNQPGTWSVAANWEDCISLKTGIENVAGGDVTVRHAKGANITDDPVLAERLNVFGMTVEIDPRPPEEMIAEAVEIAAKSDVIVAVLGEAKEMSGEASSRTDISLPPEQQRLLDALCKTGKPVVLVLMGGRPLTIGKEHAAVDALLMAWYGGTEAGNGLADLLFGDAVPSGKLTASFPHHVGQIPVYYAHKNTGRPVTGDAMEKFRSRYLDAPNDPLFPFGFGLSYTEFSYGDLTLDKTELSGTDDVLTARIAVTNTGAYDGAEIVQLYITDPVADIARAVMDLKAFQKIFIPKGETREAVFTVTTEQLKFYNSNLEHVWEPGEFIIRIGANAHDLTSASVNWQ; via the coding sequence ATGCGGGATTTTATCACAAGCCTGATGCAGGACATGACGCCGGACGAAAAGATCGGCCAGCTTAATCTCATCATCCCCACAGATTTCACCAATACGGGTGCCGTTATCAATGCCAATGCGGAAAATAAAATCCGCGACGGGCTGGCAGGCGGCATCTTCGGTATTTATACGCCGGAAAAAATCCTGCCCTATCAAAAAATCGCCGCGGAAGAATCGCGCCTGAAAATTCCGCTGCTCTGCGGGCTGGATGTTATTCACGGCCATAAAACGATTTTTCCGCTACCGCTGGCGCTGTCCTGCAGCTGGGATATGGCACTGATTGAAAAAACGGCGCAGATTGCCGCACGTGAATCCGCTGCGGACGGTCTAAACTGGGTGTTTTCACCGATGGTCGACATCGCCCGCGACCCGCGCTGGGGACGCATTGCCGAAAGCGCGGGGGAAGACCCGTATCTGGGGGCGGAAATCGCCAAAGCGATGGTGCGCGGCTATCAGGGCGGCGACCTTGCCGGAGATAAAACCGTCATGGCCTGCGTCAAACATCTGGCCAATTACGGTGCGGCGGAAGGCGGACGCGAATATAACACCACCGACATGAGTCGCGTACGTATGTATGAAAGCTACTTCCCGCCCTATCAGGCGGCAATCGAAGCAGGCTGCGGCAGCGCCATGAGCTCCTTTAATGATATCGATTCCGTCCCCGCCTCCGCCAATAAATGGCTGATGAGCGATGTGTTGCGCGGTCAGTGGGGCTTTGACGGTTTCGTCGTCTCTGATTATACCGCCATCAATGAAATGATTCTGCACGGTATCGGCGATTTAAAAACCTGCGCCGCCCGTGCCCTTTCCGCCGGAACCGATATGGATATGGTCGGTGAGGCATTTTTGACAACACTGAAAGCGTCACTGGAAGATGACAGTGTCACGATGGACGACATCGACACGGCCTGCCGCCGTATTCTGGAAGCGAAATACAAGCTGGGCCTGTTCGATGACCCGTACCGCTATCTGGACACCGCCCGCCCTGCCGCTGAAATTCTGACCGCAGAACATCGCGCCGCCGCACGCGATGCCGTCACAAAATCCTGCGTCTTGCTGAAGAATGACGGTCAATTGCTGCCGCTGAAAAAATCCGGCAGCATTGCCCTGATCGGCCCGCTGGCCGATGACCGCCGCAATCAGCCCGGCACATGGAGCGTTGCGGCAAACTGGGAGGACTGCATTTCTCTGAAAACAGGGATTGAAAATGTCGCGGGCGGCGATGTGACCGTGCGGCACGCCAAAGGCGCGAATATCACGGATGACCCCGTCTTGGCGGAACGTCTGAATGTCTTTGGTATGACGGTCGAAATCGACCCGCGCCCGCCGGAAGAGATGATTGCCGAGGCCGTGGAGATTGCCGCAAAATCCGATGTCATCGTGGCCGTGCTGGGCGAAGCCAAGGAAATGTCGGGCGAGGCCTCCAGCCGGACGGATATTTCCCTGCCGCCCGAACAACAGCGCCTGCTGGATGCGCTTTGCAAAACAGGCAAACCTGTCGTGCTGGTGCTGATGGGCGGTCGTCCGCTGACAATCGGCAAGGAACACGCTGCTGTTGATGCGCTGCTGATGGCATGGTATGGCGGCACGGAAGCCGGAAACGGTCTGGCCGATCTGCTGTTCGGCGATGCCGTACCGTCGGGCAAGCTGACGGCAAGCTTTCCGCATCATGTCGGGCAGATTCCCGTTTATTACGCGCATAAAAATACAGGTCGTCCGGTCACAGGAGATGCGATGGAAAAATTCCGTTCCCGCTATCTGGATGCGCCGAACGATCCGCTGTTTCCCTTCGGCTTCGGATTGTCCTATACGGAATTTTCCTATGGCGACCTGACGCTGGACAAAACAGAGCTGTCCGGCACGGATGACGTGTTGACCGCCCGCATTGCCGTGACCAATACCGGCGCTTATGATGGCGCGGAAATTGTGCAGCTTTATATCACCGATCCTGTCGCCGACATCGCCCGCGCCGTGATGGATTTAAAAGCATTCCAAAAAATCTTCATCCCGAAGGGCGAAACGCGCGAAGCCGTCTTTACCGTGACGACAGAACAGTTGAAATTCTACAACAGCAATCTGGAACATGTCTGGGAACCGGGGGAATTCATTATCCGCATTGGTGCAAATGCCCATGATCTGACATCCGCAAGCGTCAACTGGCAATAA